The following proteins are co-located in the Vigna unguiculata cultivar IT97K-499-35 chromosome 9, ASM411807v1, whole genome shotgun sequence genome:
- the LOC114196093 gene encoding uncharacterized protein LOC114196093, whose translation MDEKVIESFSDVEIKSLDLYSANEEETKLNEPTNQLSPDSIAEDLLIKFTEESNDLETLSDHLNNIVSSHVPPEESLKNKNVIDVQIHELTRKESSHLDNLDLGTQPPVPVLKRQSRSMVQENKKIPVKMLKKNIKIEK comes from the exons ATGGATGAAAAAGTAATTGAAAGCTTTTCTGATGTTGAAATTAAGTCTTTG gaTCTATACTctgcaaatgaagaagaaaccAAATTAAATGAGCCAACAAATCAACTCTCACCTGATTCCATTGCAGAG gaTTTGTTGATCAAATTCACAGAAGAATCAAATGATCTTGAGACTCTAAGTGATCATTTGAACAATATAGTATCAAGCCATGTTCCTCCCGAAGAAtccttgaaaaataaaaatgtaattgatGTTCAAATTCATGAGTTAACCCGCAAAGAATCATCTCATCTGGACAATCTTGATTTGGGTACTCAACCACCTGTTCCAGTACTTAAAAGACAAAGTCGATCTATGGTTCAAGAAAACAAGAAGATTCCAgtgaagatgttgaagaagaatataaaGATTGAAAAGTGA
- the LOC114163729 gene encoding uncharacterized protein LOC114163729, with protein sequence MSVIPKHTHSLEELNPEKESWNILARVVRLWFVEDYTKGKTPFSMEIVLQDQEGVLIHASVRRTLIYKFQSEIKEDKVYNIQSFSVSCNGGSYRTTKHAYKINFQFGTKVNMVQSTLVPKTTTSYTPFSTIIADGFDTDYLVNVIGMFTAVGTERELEKAGKKTKMNVILIEADGLQLECTLFGQYVDMLNAFLASGEDQHVVIALHYCKVKTFQDKVSIQNCMNCTKIIFNCDGEDATKLKKMMWDNTESPSQALTQLSASSKVSLEDDFIKLHPRSSIEGLKDFKQESTFVVKATIKHVLDHDDWWYTACICNKAVYPDSKMFKLKLRVIDATDSTTFVVFHRDASAMLKKSCSDILELQDKVKFLI encoded by the exons ATGTCTGTTATCCCAAAACACACTCACTCTTTAGAAGAACTAAACCCTGAGAAGGAGAGTTGGAATATCCTTGCAAGAGTTGTAAGGTTATGGTTTGTTGAAGATTACACAAAAGGAAAAACTCCATTTTCCATGGAAATTGTTCTTCAAGACCAAGAG GGTGTACTAATCCATGCATCTGTTAGACGCACATTGATATACAAATTCCAGTCTGAAATCAAAGAGGACAAGGTTTACAACATCCAATCTTTCAGTGTTTCATGTAATGGTGGTTCTTATAGAACCACAAAACATGCCTATAAGATCAACTTCCAATTTGGAACCAAGGTCAATATGGTGCAAAGTACCTTAGTTCCGAAAACTACAACTTCATACACCCCTTTTTCAACCATCATAGCTGATGGTTTTGACACAGATTACTTAGTTA ATGTGATTGGGATGTTTACTGCTGTTGGAACAGAGAGGGAGCTAGAGAAAGCTGgtaagaaaaccaaaatgaatGTCATCCTTATTGAAGCTGATGG TTTGCAACTGGAGTGTACTTTATTTGGTCAATATGTTGATATGTTAAATGCATTTCTGGCCTCTGGAGAGGATCAACATGTTGTCATTGCTTTGCATTATTGCAAAGTGAAGACCTTCCAAG ATAAAGTTTCTATTCAAAACTGTATGAACTGTACCAAGATTATCTTTAACTGTGATGGTGAAGATGCAAccaagttgaaaaaaat gATGTGGGATAATACTGAATCTCCTTCTCAAGCTCTTACCCAACTTTCTGCTTCTTCTAAAGTTAGCTTAGAAGATGATTTCATTAAGCTGCATCCTAGGAGTTCAATTGAAGGTCTAAAAGATTTTAAGCAG GAAAGTACTTTTGTAGTAAAAGCTACTATCAAACATGTGCTAGATCATGATGATTGGTGGTATACAGCATGTATCTGCAACAAAGCAGTTTATCCTGattccaaaat gtttaaactGAAACTTCGTGTAATTGATGCTACGGATTCTACAACTTTTGTTGTATTTCATCGTGATGCAAGTGCAATGTTGAAGAAATCATGCTCTGACATTCTTGAATTGCAAGACAAGGTTAAGTTTTTAATCTAA